The DNA sequence AAACCTTGAGCAATTTCCGCTATAATCCGCGCCCCCCTTTTTCGGCTGGCCGTTCGCGCGCTGTTTTCATGAAACTAATCGTAAAAGTCTTCCCCGAGATCACCATCAAGAGCCGCCCGGTACGGATGCGTTTCATCCGCCAGTTGGCCAAGAACATCCGTACCGTGCTCCGAGATCTGGATCCGGTCGTGGTGGTGAACGGCGTGTGGGACAACCTCGAGCTGGAAACCCGCGTCAGCGAACCCAAGGTCCTGAAGGAAATGACCGAGCGCCTGAGCTGCATGCCGGGCATCGCGCATTTCCTGCAGGTCGATGAATATCCGCTGGGGGATTTCGACGACATCCTGGCCAAGTGCAAGCTTCATTATGGCGACGCCCTGGCCGGCAAGATTTTTTCGGTGCGCTGCAAGCGTGCCGGCAAGCACCCGTTCAGTTCGATGGACGTGGAGAAATACGTCGGTAGCCAGTTGCGCCAACAGTGCGGTGCCGCCGGTATTTCGTTGAAAGACCCGCAGGTCGAAGTGCGCATCGAAATTCGCGACCAGCGGCTGTTCGTGATCCACAGCCAGCACAACAGCATCGGTGGTTATCCGCTGGGTTCGCTGGAGCAGACCCTGGTGCTGATGTCCGGTGGCTTCGACTCCACGGTGGCGGCCTACCAGATCATGCGTCGCGGATTGATGAGCCATTTCTGCTTCTTCAACCTCGGCGGGCGCGCCCATGAACTGGGCGTGATGGAAGTGGCGCACTTCATCTGGAAGAAGTACGGCAGCTCCCAACGCGTGTTATTTGTGAGTGTGCCGTTCGAAGAAGTGCTGGGCGAGATTCTCGGCAAAGTCGATAACAGTCATATGGGCGTCATTTTGAAGCGTATGATGTTGCGCGCTGCTTCACGAATTGCCGACCGCCTGCAAATCGACGCGCTGGTGACCGGCGAGGCGATCTCCCAGGTATCGAGCCAGACGTTGCCGAACCTGTCGGTAATCGACTGCGTGACCGAGAAGCTGGTCTTGCGTCCACTGATCGCCAGCCACAAGCAGGACATCATCGACCAGGCCAACGACATCGGCACCGCCGATTTCGCCAAGCACATGCCCGAGTATTGCGGGGTCATCTCGGTGAACCCCAAGACCCATGCCAAGCGCGGGCGCGTGGAGCATGAAGAGAAAGAATTCGACATGGCGATCC is a window from the Pseudomonas brassicacearum genome containing:
- the thiI gene encoding tRNA uracil 4-sulfurtransferase ThiI, producing the protein MKLIVKVFPEITIKSRPVRMRFIRQLAKNIRTVLRDLDPVVVVNGVWDNLELETRVSEPKVLKEMTERLSCMPGIAHFLQVDEYPLGDFDDILAKCKLHYGDALAGKIFSVRCKRAGKHPFSSMDVEKYVGSQLRQQCGAAGISLKDPQVEVRIEIRDQRLFVIHSQHNSIGGYPLGSLEQTLVLMSGGFDSTVAAYQIMRRGLMSHFCFFNLGGRAHELGVMEVAHFIWKKYGSSQRVLFVSVPFEEVLGEILGKVDNSHMGVILKRMMLRAASRIADRLQIDALVTGEAISQVSSQTLPNLSVIDCVTEKLVLRPLIASHKQDIIDQANDIGTADFAKHMPEYCGVISVNPKTHAKRGRVEHEEKEFDMAILERALENARLVPIDRVIDELGQDIQIEEVGEALAGQIIIDIRHPDDAEDDPLSIAGIEVKTMPFYAVNARFKELDPTRQYLLYCDKGVMSRLHAHHLLSEGHANVRVYRPS